CAAAAGGATCCTGGGCTCTGCTTGCAGAAGACTGAGCATCTCCTACGGTAATGGTTTTCCCTTGAGATGAATAGGCTTGTCCATTTATTGTGACCTCAAATGAGGGTAAACTGAAGTTTCCTTTTCGAGTAGGTTTATAGTATTGGATAATACTGTTGGAACTACTCATTTGTCCATTGATCAGGTTCATGGAAGAAGATTGCGAAATCCCCTGCTTTTGAAAGCTTGGTATTTCAGGAAACTGATCGTAGGATTTTATTTTGTCATTTGATAAGGTTACTTTAATAGTAAATGTTTCATTCAATCCAATTTCATCGGGGCCCAGTTCGATTTGAACATCCTGGGCATGGGCTTTACTAAAAAATAGTAAAGTCATGCATACCAAAGTTGTTTGAAGAATCGTTTTTATCATGGTTGCGAAATTAGGAAATATTCTTTTTTAAGATGTCTTAATTAACGTAACAAACGGAGAAAACCATCCGTACTTCTAGATAATTTCAGTTAATAAACCCTAAACTCTTTAAACTATGATAGAATATGTGAAGACCATCCTACAAAAAGTCAGCTTTAGTACATATTTGTTTGAGCGTGAATTGAGGAAAGGCCTGAAGCTTATTTTACCTGATGAGCTAGAAGATTTTAGAAATTGGTGCTATGCTAAATTTGGTAATGTGCACCAAAGTACGCTCAATCGATGTTTTGTTCCAGCTTAAAAATGATAAAAGCCCCATTCCATTAAAGGTCCGGGGCTTTTCTTTGGTTGGTGGTTTGTGGTAGTATTATTTTTAATCTTTTGTTGAAAAGTCAGGATAAGCACTCATAGAGTGTTCATTGATATCCAATCCTTCGGTTTCTTCATTTTCAGGGACTCTAATTCCAATGGTCTTTTTCAAAGTGAAGAAAATGATCCAGCTAAAGGCTACACAAAATACTCCTACAGCTGCAACCCCGATTAATTGGGAAACAAATTGACTCATTCCTGCAAGGTCACCGAAGATGCCTACTGCTAAAGTTCCCCAGATACCTCCTACCAAGTGAACAGAGATGGCTCCTACTGGATCGTCAATTTTAACTTTGTCGAAGAAAACAACCGCGAAGACGATCAATGCTCCTCCAACGAATCCGATGATAGCAGATTCTCCTACGCCCATTTGATCAGCACCTGCTGTAATTCCTACAAGGCCTGCAAGAATACCATTAAGTACCATGGTGATATCATAGGTCTTAAACTTCAAATAAGAAATTATTAATGCTCCGAAAGCTCCTGCTGAAGCCGCGATACATGTGGTCACAAATACTTTAGAAACTAAGCCAGGGTCTGCACTTAATACAGATCCACCGTTGAATCCAAACCATCCAAACCAAAGCAAGAATACGCCTACTGTAGCCATTGGGATGTTATGTCCAGGGATAGCTTTCATTCCTCTTTCTGTGTATTTTTCAATTCTTGGACCTAATAAGGTAGCTCCAACCAATGCTCCCCAACCACCGACAGAGTGGACAATTGTGGAACCTGCAAAATCGTAGAATGGGGTAGAAAGCGCATCAAGGAACCCACCTCCCCATTTCCACATGCCCACGATAGGATAACAGATCGCTACATATAAAATGGAGAAAAAGATGAATGGGCCTAATTTTACACGTTCTGCTACCGCACCTGATACAATCGTAGCTGCAGTAGCCGCAAACATGGCCTGAAAGATAAAGTCTGTAAAGAAGGTGTAACCTTCATTATAATTGCTGGTGTCCCAACCTTCAGGAAGAGGAAGTCCAAATCCTGCAAATCCAAAGAAGGATCCTGCATAATCAGATCCTGGGTACATTAAATTAAACCCTACAAATGCGTAGGTTAAAAGTCCGATTGCTGGAATAATCGTGTTTTTAAATAGTATGTTAACCGTGTTTTTTTGCCTTGTCAAGCCAGCTTCCAAACTGGCAAATCCCAAGTGCATGATAAAGACCATCGTAGTGGCCACCATCATCCAGAGATTATTGACGGTAAATAATTCTTGCATAGGTTTGATTGTCTTTGAGTGAAAATGATAGAATTAAAGCGCTTGTTCGCCTTGGTCGTTATTTCGGATTCTATGAGCTTCCAAAACATCATAGACAAAGATTTTCCCATCACCAACCTCTCCAGTTTTACCTTCTGTTAGGATGCAGTTGATTACGGGTTCTACCAATTCGTCTACAGTGACTATTTCCAATTTGGTTCTTGGAATGTAGGTTGGTTCATAAGCAACACCTCTATAGGTTTGCTGCTTTGCATGCTCCAATCCCATCCCTTTCACTTCATAAAAGGTCAAGAACTTCACGCCCAATCCTGCCACGCAAGAATGGATCTGCTCAAATCGTGAAGTCCGAATGATTGCCTCGATTTTTTTCATTTTTCACAATGGGTTTAGTGGTTTATTGAAATATCGGCATGAAGGTAATAGAAAAATTAAATCTAAATCAATACCAAGTTATTTTTTTAACTGAGAAAATCAAAAGAAACATAATTCAGGAAATTTGTGGGTTAAAAAACTTAGTGATGAGCGTTTAGAAGTGATTTTTTTTAAAATTCAGGGTGTTTCAATAGCTGCAATTAATGAAAATGATGATTTTTTGAATTTGTGTCCCGTGAATAAAAAATTATTTTTGCCATCAGATTATTAATTAACTATGATTCAGAAACCAACACTTTTAGTACTTGCTGCCGGAATGGGGAGCAGATATGGAGGCGATAAGCAGATCGATGGCTTTGGACCTAATGGAGAAACTATTCTTGAGTATTCTATATACGATGCAATCAATGCAGGCTTTGGAAAAGTAGTTTTTATCGTCAGGAAGGAGATCCTTGAAGAAGCTAAGGAGATGTTTATCCCAAAAATGGCAGATAAGATTGAGCTTGATTTTGTCGTTCAGACACTGCAAAGTCATGTTCCAGAAAACTTATTACAAGCTGACAGGAAGAAACCGTTTGGGACAGCACATGCTGTTCTTTGTGCCAAGGATGCAATCAAAGAGCCTTTTGCAGTGATCAATGCAGATGATTTTTACGGGAAAGAAGCATTCCAAGAGATCGCTAAATTTTTGATGTCAGAGGTTAAGCCCGATCGCCATGCAATGGTTGGTTATGCTGTGCAAGATGTACTTTCTGAAAATGGGACTGTTAGCCGGGGAGTGTGTGAAACCAATGAAAAAGGCCAGCTAATTGGTATGGTAGAGCGAACATCCATCGCAAGAGAAGACGGAAAAATTCTAAGTAGAGGTGAAGGGGAAGTTTTTGAAATCCCTGAAAACACGCCTGTTAGTATGAATTTCTGGGGATTTCATCAGGATGTATTTTCTGATATTGAAAAGATGTGGAGTGAATTCCTACCTGCCAATATGGAGAATTTGAAATCTGAATTTTATATCCCTACCGTTGCCAACAACCTGATCCAATCAGGCGAGGCTGCTTTTGATATCCTCAAAGGTGGTAAAATATGGTTTGGAGTAACTTACTCAGATGATAAGCCAGTAGTGATTAAGGCATTAAAAGAGTTGCATGAACAAGGAGAATACCCTTCCAAACTTTGGTAGGAAATAATAAAGAGGCTTCGGCCTCTTTTTTTATTTAATCACATTCCCTTTTTCCAGTTCAAAGAAAAAAACTTCGCTATCCAATTGGGATAGTATTTTTTGTGAGCGTTCCGGTCGGGCATCTGTTAGGAATATCTGCCCAAATGTATGCTGGGAGATCAGTTGCATCATCTGCGCAATCCGAGTGTCATCTAACTTGTCAAAAATATCATCTAATAAAAGAAGTGGTTTTTCACCTTTAGCATTCTCGAAGATTTGAAATTGCGCCAACTTCAAGGAAATGATGAAAGACTTTTGCTGGCCTTGACTTCCAATCTTTCGAATGGGATGATCACCTATTAAAAAGCTATAATCATCTTTATGGATACCGGCATTGGAATTTTTGGTGATAAAATCCTTTTTTCTCAGACTGGAGAAGTAGTTAGAGAAATCTTCTCGCAAGGCTTCAGTTTCATAAACAATGGTCACTTTTTCCTGCCCTTGAGAGATTGCAGCATAATGGGACTGAAGCATAGGAGCCACTTCCTCTAATAATTCAGCACGTCTTGTTGCAATAGCTTTGCTCAAGATGATCATTTCCTCGTCATAGCTTCCTAGAAGCGTGAGATCTCTTCTTCCTGTTTCTGCAAATTTTTTCAATAGGGCATTTCTTTGCTTTAAGAAATGATGGTACCGGATCAGTTGATTTAAGTAATTTCGATCCAATTGGGATAATAAGCCATCAAAGAATTTTCTTCTTCCATCACTTCCTCCTCTAATCAAGTCGGTATCATCTGGAGCAATCAATACTAAGGGAAGGAGACCTACATGTTCGGAGGTCTTGTCAAGTGCTTTGCCATTTTGAAAGATCTGCTTTTTCTTGCCTAGCTCCACAGTACAGCGAACTTCTAAAGGCTTGCTTTCGATTTCAAAATGTCCTTTGATAGCAAAGAAATCTTTATCATGCAGCACATTTAAACTATCACTGGATTGCACTGCACTTTTTGTCAAAGACAAGTAATGTATACCGTCCAAAATATTGGTTTTACCACTGCCGTTGAGGCCTACGATGCAATTGATCTGGGGTGAAAACACCAGTTGGGTCTTCTCATGATTTTTAAATTGTAAGAGATCCAGAGACTTGAGGTGCATGAGATTGGGGAATTATTTCGGCGGCAGCCTGATTTTTAGGTCGGGATGATTATATTTGAGGCCTAAAATAGCATATTTTGATCATTACGATATGGCAAAGAAAACTGCAGCGACCAAGTCTAAAGTAAAATATTCGAAAGAAACCTATTCTTATTGGTATGAGAGCATGCTCTTAATGAGGAGGTTTGAAGAAAAAGCTGGACAACTTTATGGTCAACAAAAAATCAGAGGATTCTGTCATTTATATATTGGACAGGAAGCATGTGCATCCGGAGCGATCACCGCATTGGAAAAAGACGATAAGTGGATAACTGCTTACCGTTGTCATGCCCACCCATTAGGGTTGGGGACTGACCCAGGTGCTGTAATGGCTGAACTTTTCGGGAAGGCTACGGGTACCACCAAAGGTAAAGGAGGGTCCATGCACATTTTTGATAAAGAAAAAAACTTCATGGGAGGCCATGGGATCGTAGGTGCTCAGGTGCCAATGGGTCTCGGGATTGGTTTTGCTGAAAAATACAAAGGCTCCAAAAATCTATGTATTTGTTACATGGGGGATGGTGCTGTTCGTCAAGGAGCTTTTCATGAGGCAATGAACCTGGCGATGCTTTATAAAACTCCTGTGATCTTTGTGATTGAAAACAACGGTTACGCAATGGGTACTGCTGTGAAGCGTTCTTCTAATGTAGATGACCTTTCTACGCTAGGTGAATCTTATGATATGCCTTCTTTCGCAGTTGACGGAATGAATGTAGAAGCTGTTCATGAGGCAGTAGCAGAAGCAGCTGATCGAGCAAAAAGAGGTGACGGACCAACATTGCTTGAAATGAGAACCTACAGATACAAAGGACACTCTATGTCAGATCCTCAAAAATATAGAACCAAAGAGGAAGTAGAGGAGTACAAGCAGCGTGATCCAGTAGAACAGGTCTTGAAAACAATTCAGGATAACAAGATTCTTTCAGAAGATGAGATTAAAGAGATCGTAGATAAGGTTAAGAAAAAAGTAACCGATGCTGTGAAATTTGCTGAAGAATCTCCTTGGCCTGATGGACAAGATGCATTTAAAGATGTTTACGTTCAGGAGGATTATCCTTTCGTAATGGAATAGAGATATAGTTGAACTTCCAAAAAGCCATGAAGTAAGGCACTTCATGGCTTTTTTATTGGAAAAATTATAAAATCTATTATCATAAAAGTACATTGCTAACACCCTGTTCCACATAAAATCACCTTTTAGTAGTTAGTGAAGCACTAGGTTTTACTTGATAATGTGAAACTTAAGCATTTCTGAGGCCTTGATATGGGCTATCTCAAGATGAATGTTTTATTAATCTTTGTGGAATTCATAAAAAGCGTATATTTGCGGTCGAAATTTGAGTATCATGGCAACAAAACAATCCAAAAAAGCAGAACCTCATCATCAGTCTGATCTTCTGGAAAAACCAGAAGAGATCGCAGACAGATTGACCCAAGGGGAAGTTTTTTTAAAGAAAAACAGTAAGGTATTGGGAGGCGTATTGGTCGCCGCGATCATTTTGATCGGAGGGATTCTGTTTTTCCAGTACAATACAGCGAATAAAAACAAAGAAGCCCAAGCAGAAATGTTTCAGGCAGTGTACTTCTATGAGCAAGATTCAACAGATTTTGCTTTGAATGGAGACGGAATCAACCAAGGCTTTTTGTCTATTGTGGATGAGTATCCAAACACTGAGGCTGCTAACTTGGCTCACTTCTATATTGGATCGATCTATTTATCTGAAAAGAATTTCGATAATGCGATTAACCATTTAGAGCAGTTTTCTGCAGATGACTATTTAATCCAGGCTCAAGCATATGCCTTGACGGGTGATGCTTATTTGGAGCTGGGAAATACAGATAAGGCGATTTCCTTATTTAGTCAAGCAGCATCTTAC
Above is a window of Algoriphagus machipongonensis DNA encoding:
- a CDS encoding ammonium transporter — encoded protein: MQELFTVNNLWMMVATTMVFIMHLGFASLEAGLTRQKNTVNILFKNTIIPAIGLLTYAFVGFNLMYPGSDYAGSFFGFAGFGLPLPEGWDTSNYNEGYTFFTDFIFQAMFAATAATIVSGAVAERVKLGPFIFFSILYVAICYPIVGMWKWGGGFLDALSTPFYDFAGSTIVHSVGGWGALVGATLLGPRIEKYTERGMKAIPGHNIPMATVGVFLLWFGWFGFNGGSVLSADPGLVSKVFVTTCIAASAGAFGALIISYLKFKTYDITMVLNGILAGLVGITAGADQMGVGESAIIGFVGGALIVFAVVFFDKVKIDDPVGAISVHLVGGIWGTLAVGIFGDLAGMSQFVSQLIGVAAVGVFCVAFSWIIFFTLKKTIGIRVPENEETEGLDINEHSMSAYPDFSTKD
- a CDS encoding P-II family nitrogen regulator codes for the protein MKKIEAIIRTSRFEQIHSCVAGLGVKFLTFYEVKGMGLEHAKQQTYRGVAYEPTYIPRTKLEIVTVDELVEPVINCILTEGKTGEVGDGKIFVYDVLEAHRIRNNDQGEQAL
- a CDS encoding nucleotidyltransferase family protein, whose translation is MIQKPTLLVLAAGMGSRYGGDKQIDGFGPNGETILEYSIYDAINAGFGKVVFIVRKEILEEAKEMFIPKMADKIELDFVVQTLQSHVPENLLQADRKKPFGTAHAVLCAKDAIKEPFAVINADDFYGKEAFQEIAKFLMSEVKPDRHAMVGYAVQDVLSENGTVSRGVCETNEKGQLIGMVERTSIAREDGKILSRGEGEVFEIPENTPVSMNFWGFHQDVFSDIEKMWSEFLPANMENLKSEFYIPTVANNLIQSGEAAFDILKGGKIWFGVTYSDDKPVVIKALKELHEQGEYPSKLW
- the recF gene encoding DNA replication/repair protein RecF (All proteins in this family for which functions are known are DNA-binding proteins that assist the filamentation of RecA onto DNA for the initiation of recombination or recombinational repair.) — protein: MHLKSLDLLQFKNHEKTQLVFSPQINCIVGLNGSGKTNILDGIHYLSLTKSAVQSSDSLNVLHDKDFFAIKGHFEIESKPLEVRCTVELGKKKQIFQNGKALDKTSEHVGLLPLVLIAPDDTDLIRGGSDGRRKFFDGLLSQLDRNYLNQLIRYHHFLKQRNALLKKFAETGRRDLTLLGSYDEEMIILSKAIATRRAELLEEVAPMLQSHYAAISQGQEKVTIVYETEALREDFSNYFSSLRKKDFITKNSNAGIHKDDYSFLIGDHPIRKIGSQGQQKSFIISLKLAQFQIFENAKGEKPLLLLDDIFDKLDDTRIAQMMQLISQHTFGQIFLTDARPERSQKILSQLDSEVFFFELEKGNVIK
- the pdhA gene encoding pyruvate dehydrogenase (acetyl-transferring) E1 component subunit alpha — translated: MAKKTAATKSKVKYSKETYSYWYESMLLMRRFEEKAGQLYGQQKIRGFCHLYIGQEACASGAITALEKDDKWITAYRCHAHPLGLGTDPGAVMAELFGKATGTTKGKGGSMHIFDKEKNFMGGHGIVGAQVPMGLGIGFAEKYKGSKNLCICYMGDGAVRQGAFHEAMNLAMLYKTPVIFVIENNGYAMGTAVKRSSNVDDLSTLGESYDMPSFAVDGMNVEAVHEAVAEAADRAKRGDGPTLLEMRTYRYKGHSMSDPQKYRTKEEVEEYKQRDPVEQVLKTIQDNKILSEDEIKEIVDKVKKKVTDAVKFAEESPWPDGQDAFKDVYVQEDYPFVME
- a CDS encoding tetratricopeptide repeat protein, giving the protein MATKQSKKAEPHHQSDLLEKPEEIADRLTQGEVFLKKNSKVLGGVLVAAIILIGGILFFQYNTANKNKEAQAEMFQAVYFYEQDSTDFALNGDGINQGFLSIVDEYPNTEAANLAHFYIGSIYLSEKNFDNAINHLEQFSADDYLIQAQAYALTGDAYLELGNTDKAISLFSQAASYEPNKYFTPRYLTKLAIAYEKAGQIQDAIDAYAEIEEKYFESYEFSAARKHKARLEGLAAK